The Epinephelus lanceolatus isolate andai-2023 chromosome 16, ASM4190304v1, whole genome shotgun sequence nucleotide sequence TAACTGAATTCTAAAAAATGTATTGGATTTGAAAATATGAATGTATTACATGTCTGTATCTATTTATATGATCACTTATTTCATAATGTCTTATTGACTTAGGAACTGTACCACAGTTATTAGGGGGGAGAGGGGCTCAGAAAACAGGGAAGGGTATTTTTGGTTTCGTCTTCTTTTCctaaatttgcattttttttaaaaacatatttgcaCTTTGCCATATGcaaaagaaatacttcacctccTATATTTTACTcatgctgtgtttctgtgaatttgtaaagaaattttaatttttctcaCACGCCTCCTTGGTGGATGAAGAATGCAAAAACGCataaaattcttgatgaattgaaatcATTGGGGGTCAAGTATAACAACAGGAAAACTGTTGTTATCCCCCCTaacatacgactggataaatgagacttgtagTGTTGTACTGCAAGAGTTTTGTAACAGTTTGTAAGCAGATGttatgatatagttttgctgttgtagaCCACGGCCACTTATGACTTGAAttcttaaagattttttttccatttttggattctttgttcagcGTGGAGGCGTGAGAAAAAACGATTTCTTTGCAAATTCAACGTTAGCATGGGATGAGTAAATGttatacaaatagtcatttgaagggtgaaatattcctttaatgtgGTCATTGGTTGTGCAGGTCAGAAGTTCTATTAAGATTTTAAGGGTTAAATTGGGGTACTGATTAAATTCCTTGAATAATTTAACACTGTAATTCAAGAGAAGGGCTTTGGTTTTGACAAAGTGAAATATAAGGTTCAATCCCTCTCACCACCCCAGTCACTTATTTTAATATCAAGCACTGTAGGTTATCATACAAATcaaaacatctgtgtgtgtcctgtccTCTGCAGTTTGTGGGGTCGATCTTTAGGGCACAGTCAAAGTCTTTGTTAGTGGTAATGCACTCGTCCAATAGTCCCCGTCCCTGTGACCAGGATGTCGGGCTGTCCGTTCCTCCATATCTCCCTGACGATTCTTTCCCTCTCCTCCAGTCGTCGAGCCTTCTCCAGCTCCTCAGCTGACGCGAACACATTTACACTCCTCAGAGTCCCGTTGGACTGGCTGCTGTGATCACTCATGGGCCCTATTGTCACTTTGGGGATCTCTGCCTCCTCCCCATCTTCCTCTGCAAtgctctcctcatcctcctcgccatcctcctcttcctcgctgGACTCCTTTAGCTGTCTCCTCTCAGGGGAAGGGGGTGGTCTGCTGTGGCGGCGAGTCCTGCAGGCGATGCCGGCCACCAGGAGGCACAGTGCCATGAGGAGGCCCAGACAAACACCCATCATGAAGTAGAGGGCGAAGCTCTCTGGATTGGCTGTGAGGGCAGAGAAATGGATGAGTTCGACCTCAGCTACAGGAAGTACTAAGTACTAAGTACAGTTACTCAAATAgtgtacttaaagggatactttgccgattttcaacTAGCTTTGTATCTCACcagtgtgggtagtatgtgtaaatgtacTAGAGCAaatttccctccatcttaccagcacccagatGTCCCTGCTCATTTGTCAGCAAAAATCAAGAGAGAGCCCCAGGCTGACAATCATGGTTGTTGACACACTGAGGTTTTTACCTTTGATGTGAGCGTAGGTCGCCATGCTGTTACTGAGCAGCTCCATGTCTCTCTTAACAGGCTCCATCCTGGTTCACTGTGGGTTCAAATATCTACCATCTCCAGGATTTTGTTTTACAAACGGAACCCCAACACCAATGGCAGATCCtgtcacaaaacaaacaaacaaacaattagtacatgctttaatgtttcaGTCTGATATACATAAGATAGTGTCACTTTTAAACCCACTGGGGAAGTGTGAGCTCATTTAAAAGCCTGACAAAGTGTGTTCCCCTCCCATCATTCCTGTTATCTGGTGTCAGAGGTCAGCAGACAAGGACATTGTGTTCCTCATAAGTGTTTTACAGTCGGGCCTGTGATGAGGACAGCAACATGGGGCCCTCTCTGTCTAATAAggatgtttatatttatgacaTCAGTGCCTGAGGAGGCTCTTTtccggctttttttttttgttgttgttcttttttcccacaGAAAAACTGACAGAACAAATTTCACATGTTCACTTGAAAACTCCagctaaaaaaaatgtcactaGAGACCATCAtgcgatgggatcactccagctgCAATACAGCAAACCACAGCTTAAAATGGATGTGGGCCGGAGGCATAAAGCGGGGGGCCAGTGGCCTCTTTCCTATCTCCTACCCTCCTACTTCCAGTCTGCTTGTGCCGACCAAACCCATCTTTGAACTCTACCTTCAACTTGATCTCACCAACACACTTCTATGGCTgcatgactgcatcttgcatggTTTAGACACCATTGtgttgacaaaatctgtccacagacagacatataaacatGTGGCAAAGTAGTCATAAGTTCCTCCGCTACAGTGGTAGTTTCCGCTACAGTAGCTGtctccaggaccacattttgccatgatggcacacacacagactcatatGCTTTGGAATACTTTGCCAAGGTCAAGTATAAGAATGGGTGTGGTCCGAGCAAGGGCGCTACAAGTAAGGGGCAGGAATAAGGGAAAGGGCCATTGCTACCCACTACACGCTACACACTAAATCTAAGCAGGTTTTGGATAGTACGTGCCAAAATAAGTGGACTCATAAAATTCAATATGCCTGCTATAAAAAAGCCtgatttttgtgtgtgctgttgATGCGCCCTAttgtcccacaatgcaatgcactAAGGAGACAGACGAGCTTCTCACAGCTGcaaaaaatcaaaactaaatgAAGATGGTGGTGAAACAGCTCTAGGGACATTTTTAgaatacaaaaaataacaattaaaTCTTtgggaacaaaaacattttggtttcAATTTGCGCGATTTTATTGActgtgtcatttcaaactcacaGTGTGACTGATTTTCCAGTTGGTAtaaaaactgtgtaaaaaaaaaaaagaagcaaatgtCAATTTATTGTATACTACCTGCAAACAATGCTCGTGTTGATGTTTAGCAAGTATAATGTTTACCaagttcaccatcttagtttaacGTGTTAGCATGATAATGTTTGCTCATTAGCACTGAACACAGAGGACAGCTGAGGATGATGGGGATGTCATGAGTTTTGCAGTTATTGGACAAAATAAATTTTTGGTTGCGTCAATGCCAAGTTCACACAACACGATTTTAGTCCTGATTTTCCATTCCCACACAGTTACTGGAGCTCcccagcaaccccagatcagaGGCAAATCAGCACCGACTTGGCAATTACAAATTAGCACTTGAGCACAATGTGTGCTCAAAGATACAATTGCTGAAAGATACTCCCCAGATATCTTGCATGCTAAATATCTGGACCTGTTGGGGACTTTGTCAGCAAGCTACAGCCAATGAGAGCACAAGACATGGGCTAAGGACAAAAACAA carries:
- the eva1bb gene encoding eva-1 homolog Bb — its product is MEPVKRDMELLSNSMATYAHIKANPESFALYFMMGVCLGLLMALCLLVAGIACRTRRHSRPPPSPERRQLKESSEEEEDGEEDEESIAEEDGEEAEIPKVTIGPMSDHSSQSNGTLRSVNVFASAEELEKARRLEERERIVREIWRNGQPDILVTGTGTIGRVHYH